A section of the Elusimicrobiota bacterium genome encodes:
- a CDS encoding Epimerase family protein has protein sequence MRLVRSVGASSGTDIIWDPKTGEAEKSRFEGFDAVVHLAGDGIATGRWNERKKREIRESRALGTKNLAEILSQLQNPPSVFLTASAIGIYGNREAEVLDEQSQPGKGFLAEVCQEWEAAAQPASQKEIRTVQTRFGIILSSKGGALKKMLFPFKMGLGGIIGDGTQYMSWVALADVVGVLEKTLLDSSLKGPVNVVAPEAVNNATFTQILGDILLRPTLLPMPAFLARLAFGEMADELLLASARVTPKKLLASGYHFQFSDLKSCLEDLLSR, from the coding sequence GTGAGATTGGTGCGTTCGGTGGGCGCCAGTTCCGGGACGGACATCATTTGGGATCCCAAAACCGGTGAAGCAGAAAAATCTCGTTTCGAGGGGTTTGATGCGGTGGTTCATTTGGCCGGAGATGGAATTGCCACGGGACGATGGAACGAACGGAAAAAAAGGGAGATTCGTGAAAGTCGTGCACTTGGAACAAAAAATTTAGCCGAGATTTTGTCGCAACTTCAAAACCCGCCGTCGGTTTTCCTGACGGCATCGGCCATTGGAATTTATGGGAACCGCGAGGCCGAGGTGTTGGACGAGCAGAGTCAACCCGGGAAAGGATTTTTAGCGGAGGTGTGCCAAGAATGGGAGGCGGCCGCTCAGCCGGCTTCTCAAAAAGAGATTCGAACGGTGCAAACCCGCTTTGGAATAATTTTAAGTTCAAAAGGGGGGGCGCTTAAAAAGATGTTGTTTCCCTTTAAGATGGGTTTGGGCGGAATCATTGGAGATGGAACTCAATATATGAGCTGGGTGGCGTTGGCGGATGTGGTGGGAGTTCTTGAGAAAACCCTCCTGGACTCTTCCCTCAAGGGCCCGGTGAATGTCGTGGCTCCGGAAGCGGTGAACAACGCGACATTCACTCAAATTTTGGGAGATATTCTTTTACGCCCCACTTTGCTTCCCATGCCGGCCTTTCTAGCGCGTTTGGCCTTTGGCGAGATGGCGGATGAACTTCTTCTGGCCAGCGCGCGGGTTACGCCCAAGAAGTTGTTGGCCAGTGGGTACCATTTCCAATTCAGCGATTTAAAATCTTGCTTGGAGGATTTACTTTCCCGTTAG
- the bamD_1 gene encoding Outer membrane protein assembly factor BamD, whose translation MTRQTKPNTLWLSLFLLIGVHSSIHGKRFIPNRKSEKHEVNFRSTDPKSFYKSLSFLLEQQPPDQVNTINARATMAELLFETENYREAAQIFLQLTEAPLADIYKLSSFQYRLAECYFYMGLYGESYDQFSNVRKEGHISLQAEATLGMAMAALAQGNRSSAQAHLDILLLENEYYKTYARALYPSGIMLFQNDQYQRSLAFFEKDLEDPKNLYFAGLAYRRMGQSSKGLANFQKLTQKFPGTVWAQRGAFEVAETYYQQQDYPLAFQSFQRWLSEFPNGTLQVEAQFRMACADMRRQHYQEVINRLEPLSKLDLHPSMADRIRQLVTESWVQMDRIPELVASIRKKGRSRDRTPDENYQLMWALAALGKYQEALAASEEGLGNFFDAELTPKILLVQGFCYDKVGRPAEALAAYQTVVDRFPKSAYSARALHLMALSYVKAQRWQELVTHVYHHWANLPADIREKYPEVEFWVTEGQLTLGNFELSQKRYQQYLSAAPDSPLTPYAYLGLGVAQAQNGQLDQGFQTLQQFAAIAKQKNKPEWLALATLQSGNIFFNQKKYEQAIGYFRTFQTDYPKDIRVPQAMFQEAQALYRLEYYTDAVSVWNKLADKYPDHILTEKARFQSARTLFDLGESTAAVQAFQVFIVKHPTSDRLKEARLQLAHCYYNAGNYKEAIPRYQEFLLLYPAAEEVASVQDFLQMSYVQGGKSESEIEELTKGQAKSQVLADLYWDKGAKAYNDKDYKTALGYFEKILIEFPASSLAAQASFYRAESFFLQEKNEESVSAYKNFLAQFPNDEQVPTAMFRLGVSLFNLNRFDESAMTFESLVQKFPDDPLSSQAAENIPLAYAKVGKTADSEKAFEALLGRTTDPSKKAQLNLQLAQIKEQNGAAAEAIGYYERVEPSRPEFAQAMYGVGNLYSRAGQNDMEMSAYEKLLTFQPKDDAYRIAALSRLAELYIGQGQAQKALSTYKDVVENAKDETALSNARSRIEELQKVLAN comes from the coding sequence ATGACACGTCAAACTAAACCAAATACATTATGGCTCTCACTGTTCCTGCTGATCGGTGTTCACAGCTCCATTCACGGTAAACGGTTTATTCCCAATCGAAAATCTGAAAAACATGAAGTGAATTTCAGGTCCACAGATCCCAAATCTTTTTACAAATCTCTTTCGTTTCTTCTTGAGCAGCAACCCCCCGACCAGGTGAACACCATCAACGCGCGGGCGACCATGGCGGAGTTGTTGTTTGAAACCGAAAATTACCGCGAAGCGGCCCAGATTTTTTTGCAGTTAACCGAGGCTCCGTTGGCGGATATCTACAAGCTCTCCAGTTTTCAATACCGGCTCGCGGAGTGTTATTTTTACATGGGGCTTTACGGCGAATCCTATGATCAATTTTCCAATGTCCGAAAAGAGGGGCACATCTCTTTGCAGGCGGAGGCGACCTTGGGGATGGCCATGGCCGCCTTGGCGCAGGGGAATCGGTCCAGCGCTCAAGCCCACCTCGATATTCTGCTTCTCGAAAATGAGTATTACAAAACCTACGCGCGGGCGCTGTACCCCTCCGGGATCATGCTTTTCCAAAATGATCAATATCAACGCAGTCTGGCCTTCTTCGAAAAGGATCTGGAGGATCCCAAAAATCTTTATTTCGCGGGATTGGCCTATCGGCGCATGGGACAATCGTCCAAGGGACTGGCCAATTTTCAGAAATTAACCCAAAAATTCCCCGGGACGGTTTGGGCCCAGCGTGGAGCTTTTGAAGTGGCCGAAACCTATTACCAACAACAGGATTATCCGCTGGCCTTCCAAAGTTTTCAGCGTTGGCTCAGCGAATTTCCCAATGGAACGCTGCAAGTGGAGGCCCAATTCCGCATGGCTTGCGCGGACATGCGCCGTCAGCACTATCAAGAAGTCATCAATCGCTTGGAGCCGCTTTCGAAGTTGGATTTACATCCTTCGATGGCGGATCGAATCCGGCAATTGGTCACGGAATCTTGGGTACAGATGGACCGCATTCCTGAGTTGGTCGCCAGTATCCGGAAAAAAGGGCGATCACGCGACCGAACCCCAGATGAAAATTATCAGTTGATGTGGGCCTTGGCCGCGCTTGGCAAATATCAAGAGGCCTTGGCGGCTTCAGAAGAAGGGCTGGGCAACTTTTTTGATGCCGAGCTCACCCCGAAAATTTTGTTGGTTCAAGGATTTTGTTACGACAAAGTGGGGCGTCCGGCAGAAGCCTTGGCGGCCTATCAGACCGTCGTTGACCGATTTCCTAAATCCGCCTATTCCGCGCGGGCCCTCCATTTGATGGCTCTTTCCTATGTGAAAGCGCAGAGATGGCAGGAACTTGTGACCCATGTGTACCATCATTGGGCCAATTTGCCCGCCGACATACGGGAAAAATATCCGGAAGTGGAATTCTGGGTGACAGAAGGCCAGTTAACCCTGGGGAATTTCGAACTTTCTCAAAAACGATATCAACAATATCTTTCTGCCGCGCCTGATTCTCCGTTAACCCCTTACGCCTATCTGGGGTTGGGGGTGGCCCAGGCGCAAAATGGGCAATTGGACCAGGGGTTTCAAACCTTGCAGCAATTCGCGGCGATCGCCAAACAGAAAAACAAACCCGAATGGCTGGCTTTGGCCACGCTCCAATCAGGAAATATTTTTTTCAATCAGAAAAAATATGAACAAGCGATTGGCTATTTCCGCACTTTTCAAACCGATTACCCGAAGGATATTCGGGTCCCTCAGGCCATGTTTCAAGAAGCCCAGGCTCTCTACCGGCTTGAATATTACACCGACGCGGTGAGCGTATGGAACAAATTGGCGGACAAATATCCGGATCACATCCTGACTGAAAAGGCCCGGTTCCAATCCGCTCGGACATTGTTTGATTTGGGGGAAAGCACCGCCGCTGTTCAAGCCTTTCAGGTTTTCATCGTCAAGCATCCCACCAGCGATCGGCTCAAAGAGGCGCGCCTCCAATTGGCGCATTGCTACTACAACGCCGGCAATTATAAAGAGGCCATTCCCCGCTACCAAGAATTTTTGCTTCTTTATCCCGCGGCCGAAGAGGTGGCCAGCGTGCAAGATTTCCTGCAAATGTCCTATGTGCAGGGCGGGAAGTCGGAGTCTGAAATTGAAGAGTTGACCAAGGGGCAAGCCAAGTCCCAGGTATTGGCTGATTTGTATTGGGACAAAGGCGCGAAGGCCTACAATGATAAGGACTACAAAACGGCCTTGGGATATTTTGAAAAAATCCTCATTGAATTCCCGGCCAGCAGTTTGGCGGCGCAGGCCTCGTTCTACCGGGCGGAATCCTTTTTCTTACAAGAAAAGAATGAAGAATCCGTGTCGGCCTATAAAAACTTTTTGGCCCAGTTTCCCAATGATGAGCAGGTTCCCACGGCGATGTTTCGTCTGGGGGTGAGTTTGTTTAATTTGAATCGTTTTGATGAATCCGCCATGACTTTTGAAAGTTTGGTGCAGAAATTTCCAGACGATCCCTTGTCCTCGCAAGCCGCTGAAAACATCCCGCTCGCCTATGCAAAAGTTGGGAAGACGGCGGATTCCGAAAAAGCCTTTGAGGCGCTTCTGGGCCGCACCACCGATCCATCCAAAAAGGCCCAGTTGAACCTTCAATTGGCGCAAATCAAAGAACAAAATGGAGCGGCGGCGGAAGCCATTGGTTATTACGAGCGGGTGGAACCTTCTAGACCTGAGTTTGCTCAAGCCATGTATGGCGTGGGGAACTTGTACAGCAGAGCCGGCCAAAACGATATGGAAATGAGCGCCTACGAAAAGCTCTTAACGTTTCAACCCAAAGACGACGCCTACCGGATCGCCGCCTTGAGCCGGTTGGCTGAACTTTATATTGGGCAAGGCCAAGCCCAGAAAGCCCTTTCGACGTACAAAGATGTGGTAGAGAATGCCAAAGATGAAACGGCCTTATCGAATGCCCGTTCACGGATCGAAGAGCTGCAAAAGGTTCTCGCAAACTAG
- the swrD gene encoding Swarming motility protein SwrD, protein MICLRRLNGTEFWLNAELIEQIDSTPDTVITLTTGNNLVVLEKIDVVIQKIKTYQQETKMKKEHSWI, encoded by the coding sequence ATGATTTGCCTTAGACGCCTTAACGGAACGGAATTTTGGTTGAACGCGGAATTGATCGAGCAAATTGATTCAACGCCGGACACGGTCATCACATTGACCACGGGAAACAATTTGGTGGTATTGGAAAAAATCGATGTGGTGATTCAAAAAATTAAGACGTATCAGCAAGAGACCAAGATGAAAAAGGAACATTCATGGATCTAG
- the yojM gene encoding Superoxide dismutase-like protein YojM translates to MIRTATPFIVFSVLLMQSPLWSASGLATILGTKEGSDISGELKFEDTKTGLKISGTIDNIPSGNHGFHIHDFGDCRDEGKNAGGHFNPDQKPHGHVMKEGSSKVHPGDMGNITADEKGMAVVDVTLPGVTLVGGKYSVAGRAVIVHEKEDDFGQPTGNAGGRIACGPILLTGK, encoded by the coding sequence ATGATCCGCACAGCCACCCCCTTCATAGTTTTTTCGGTTCTCTTGATGCAATCCCCCCTCTGGTCCGCTTCTGGGCTCGCCACCATCCTTGGCACAAAAGAAGGATCGGATATTTCAGGCGAATTGAAGTTTGAAGACACCAAAACGGGTCTAAAAATTTCAGGGACCATCGATAATATTCCCTCCGGCAACCACGGGTTCCACATCCATGATTTTGGAGATTGCCGTGATGAAGGAAAAAATGCCGGCGGTCATTTCAATCCCGACCAGAAACCTCATGGCCATGTCATGAAAGAAGGATCTTCCAAAGTTCACCCGGGAGATATGGGGAACATCACGGCCGACGAAAAAGGGATGGCCGTGGTGGATGTGACGCTTCCCGGTGTCACTCTGGTGGGCGGAAAATACAGTGTGGCCGGCCGCGCCGTGATTGTTCATGAAAAAGAAGATGACTTTGGCCAACCCACCGGTAACGCGGGAGGCCGCATCGCCTGTGGCCCCATTCTTCTAACGGGAAAGTAA
- the gpmA gene encoding 2,3-bisphosphoglycerate-dependent phosphoglycerate mutase produces the protein MATLVLVRHGQSQWNLENKFTGWVDVDLTPKGEQEAIGAGQKLKDLKFDKAFTSELKRAQKTLQIILKEINQTNLPIEKDKALNERHYGDLQGLDKAATAKKYGEEQVHIWRRSYDIAPPNGESLKDTAARTLPYFNSKILPEVKAGKNILVAAHGNSLRSIVMELEKLTKEQVLALNLDTGVPLFYDTNPTGQLIRRR, from the coding sequence ATGGCCACACTGGTCCTCGTCCGACACGGACAATCACAATGGAATCTCGAAAACAAATTCACCGGATGGGTAGATGTCGACTTGACCCCGAAGGGCGAACAAGAAGCCATCGGGGCGGGCCAAAAGTTGAAGGATCTCAAATTCGACAAGGCCTTCACCTCAGAACTTAAACGGGCCCAAAAAACCCTTCAGATTATTCTCAAAGAAATCAATCAAACCAACCTCCCCATTGAAAAAGACAAAGCGCTCAATGAACGCCATTACGGGGACCTGCAAGGCTTGGACAAAGCCGCCACCGCAAAAAAATACGGCGAGGAACAAGTGCACATCTGGCGACGCAGTTATGACATTGCCCCACCCAACGGAGAGAGCCTCAAGGACACGGCGGCTCGAACGCTTCCCTACTTCAACTCAAAGATCCTTCCAGAAGTAAAGGCGGGAAAAAACATTCTGGTGGCCGCGCATGGCAACAGCTTGCGCTCCATCGTGATGGAATTGGAAAAGCTCACCAAAGAACAAGTCCTCGCCCTGAACCTCGACACCGGTGTCCCCCTCTTTTACGACACCAACCCCACCGGCCAACTTATTCGACGGCGGTGA
- the pomA_2 gene encoding Chemotaxis protein PomA has product MDLGTIGGILIGGFMVFITVYHSEGLKGFLPFLNLEAFLVVLGGTFCALLVNYPISQVFGVFKVLKKVMRNDKIDTQEIVTTFVKFAKKARTDGFLALQDDVKNTKDDFLKRGVQLVIDGADKEFTQNMMETELGFIRERHKVGQEIFNSLGTYAPAFGIIGTILGMILMMNSLDDVAQVPRRMALCLSAAFMGLGSGYLVFLPMAGKLRRRSEEELLLKEIIIRGVLLLQTGAAPSLLESNLKAYLDPATRSLIRSTAGNE; this is encoded by the coding sequence ATGGATCTAGGAACAATTGGTGGAATTCTCATCGGCGGATTTATGGTTTTTATTACGGTCTACCACTCGGAGGGACTCAAGGGTTTTCTCCCTTTTCTGAATTTAGAAGCCTTTTTGGTGGTGTTGGGAGGAACATTTTGCGCTTTGTTGGTGAACTACCCGATCTCGCAAGTTTTTGGAGTTTTTAAAGTCCTTAAAAAAGTCATGCGCAATGACAAGATCGATACGCAGGAAATCGTGACCACCTTCGTAAAATTCGCGAAGAAAGCCCGGACGGATGGTTTTTTGGCGCTCCAAGATGACGTGAAGAACACCAAAGACGATTTTTTAAAGAGGGGCGTTCAACTGGTCATCGATGGGGCCGATAAAGAATTTACCCAAAACATGATGGAAACCGAACTGGGGTTCATCCGTGAACGCCACAAAGTGGGGCAAGAAATATTCAATTCTCTGGGAACCTACGCTCCGGCGTTTGGGATTATCGGAACAATATTGGGAATGATTCTTATGATGAATTCATTGGATGATGTAGCCCAAGTACCGAGGCGCATGGCGCTTTGTTTATCGGCGGCTTTTATGGGATTGGGATCTGGATATTTGGTGTTTTTGCCGATGGCGGGCAAACTTCGGCGGAGATCTGAAGAAGAGCTGTTGTTAAAAGAGATCATCATTCGTGGCGTTTTACTTTTACAAACGGGAGCCGCCCCCAGTTTGCTTGAGTCCAATCTTAAAGCCTATTTGGATCCGGCCACTCGCAGTTTGATTCGATCAACCGCCGGAAACGAGTAA
- the clpB gene encoding Chaperone protein ClpB, giving the protein MQIVPNQQEDQRPALEKFGKDLTALAKQGKLDPVVGRDAEIRRAIQVLSRRTKNNPVLIGDPGTGKTAIAEGLARRIANGDVPTTLKNRRIVSLDISSLVAGAKYRGEFEERMKSVLKEIEDKGDEVILFIDELHTIVSAGGAEGSVDASDMLKPALARGQLRCVGATTLDEYRKYIEKDKALERRFQPIFIGEPSIEDTIAILRGLKERYEVFHGVRIKDTALVAAATLSDRYISDRFLPDKAIDLIDEATSKLRIEIDSMPTEIDELERKITQLEIENQALKKEKDPASQDRLKKLQEELEELKKSSAAMKKHWSQEKEVIDRIRKNKESIERAKIESERFEKEGRLDKVAEIRYGTLRDLETALSKEQVQLNEIQKERKMLKEEVDEEDIAEVVSKWTGIPLSKLMQGEIEKLIHMEEKLRERIIGQDEAVSLIANAIRRSRSGLSDSNRPVGSFIFMGPTGVGKTYLAKSLAWFLFDDETALVRIDMSEYMEKHSVSRLIGAPPGYVGYEEGGQLTEKIRRRPYAVILLDEIEKAHPEVFNVLLQILEDGRLTDGQGRIVNFKNTVIIMTSNIGSALYQESLPKDKLAKKVIEELKRNFRPELVNRIDEILVFNKLTKSDITQIVDTQLSELQEKLKKRNITIAVDKNAKIKLADEGFDLEFGARPLRRLIQRSIQDALALKLLQGEFKEGDTITVGVKQDGDFKFSKN; this is encoded by the coding sequence ATGCAAATTGTGCCCAATCAACAAGAAGATCAACGCCCAGCCCTTGAAAAATTCGGCAAAGACCTCACCGCCTTGGCCAAACAAGGGAAATTGGACCCCGTTGTGGGACGAGACGCCGAGATTCGCCGCGCGATTCAAGTGTTATCTCGCCGAACCAAAAATAATCCCGTTTTGATCGGGGACCCCGGCACCGGGAAAACCGCCATCGCGGAAGGCTTGGCCAGACGAATTGCCAATGGAGATGTTCCCACCACGCTTAAAAACCGGCGCATTGTTTCGCTCGATATCAGCTCCCTGGTGGCCGGCGCGAAATACCGAGGAGAATTTGAGGAGAGAATGAAGTCGGTTCTCAAAGAAATTGAGGACAAAGGCGACGAAGTGATCCTTTTCATTGATGAGCTCCACACCATTGTGAGCGCCGGAGGCGCAGAAGGTTCAGTGGACGCGTCCGACATGCTCAAACCCGCTCTGGCGCGAGGCCAACTGAGATGCGTGGGAGCGACCACCCTTGATGAATACCGGAAATATATTGAGAAAGACAAAGCCCTGGAGCGGCGATTTCAACCTATTTTTATTGGTGAACCCAGTATTGAAGATACCATCGCCATTTTACGTGGGTTAAAAGAGCGGTATGAAGTGTTTCATGGCGTCAGGATCAAAGACACCGCCTTGGTCGCGGCGGCCACTTTGTCGGATCGATACATTTCCGATCGCTTCCTCCCGGACAAAGCCATCGACCTCATCGATGAAGCCACCTCGAAGCTGCGGATTGAAATTGACAGCATGCCCACCGAAATCGATGAGCTTGAACGCAAAATAACTCAACTGGAAATTGAAAATCAGGCCCTCAAAAAAGAGAAAGACCCCGCCTCTCAGGATCGACTCAAAAAATTACAGGAAGAGCTGGAGGAACTTAAGAAATCTTCAGCCGCGATGAAAAAACATTGGTCTCAAGAAAAGGAAGTTATTGATCGCATCCGCAAAAACAAAGAATCGATTGAACGGGCCAAAATTGAGAGTGAACGATTTGAAAAAGAAGGGCGGTTGGACAAAGTAGCCGAAATTCGTTACGGGACCTTGCGTGATTTGGAAACCGCCTTGTCCAAAGAACAGGTTCAGCTGAATGAAATTCAAAAAGAGCGCAAAATGTTGAAGGAAGAAGTGGACGAGGAAGACATCGCTGAAGTCGTTTCGAAGTGGACCGGCATTCCTCTCTCCAAATTGATGCAGGGCGAGATAGAGAAATTGATTCACATGGAAGAAAAACTTCGAGAACGCATCATCGGCCAAGACGAGGCCGTGTCGCTCATTGCCAATGCCATTCGAAGGTCCCGGTCGGGTTTGTCAGACTCGAATCGCCCCGTGGGATCCTTTATCTTCATGGGCCCCACCGGTGTGGGAAAAACCTACTTGGCCAAAAGTTTGGCCTGGTTTCTCTTCGATGATGAAACCGCGTTGGTCAGAATCGACATGTCCGAATATATGGAAAAACATTCGGTCAGCCGGCTCATTGGAGCGCCCCCCGGCTATGTGGGGTATGAGGAGGGAGGTCAGTTAACCGAAAAAATTCGGCGCCGGCCCTACGCCGTCATTTTGCTTGATGAGATTGAAAAGGCCCACCCCGAAGTGTTCAATGTGCTTCTTCAAATCTTGGAAGACGGACGTTTGACCGATGGACAAGGTCGCATCGTGAACTTTAAAAACACAGTCATTATCATGACCTCCAACATCGGAAGCGCTCTCTATCAGGAAAGTTTACCGAAAGACAAACTGGCCAAAAAAGTGATCGAAGAACTCAAACGCAACTTCAGGCCTGAATTGGTGAACCGCATAGATGAAATTCTCGTATTCAACAAGTTGACCAAATCCGACATCACCCAAATCGTCGATACGCAACTCTCTGAGCTTCAAGAAAAACTCAAGAAACGAAATATCACCATTGCCGTGGATAAAAACGCCAAAATAAAATTGGCTGATGAGGGCTTCGACCTCGAATTCGGGGCACGCCCGCTCAGACGTTTGATTCAACGAAGCATTCAAGACGCGTTGGCGCTGAAACTACTTCAAGGAGAGTTTAAAGAAGGAGACACCATCACCGTCGGCGTCAAACAAGATGGGGATTTTAAGTTCTCGAAGAATTAA